In a genomic window of Dolichospermum sp. DET69:
- a CDS encoding type I polyketide synthase has protein sequence MSQPNYGILMKNALNEINSLRSQLAAVEAQKNESIAIVGMSCRFPGGATTPERFWVLLREGISAITEIPADRWDVDKYYDADPTSSGKMHTRYGGFLNEVDTFEPSFFNIAAREAVSMDPQQRLLLEVSWEALESGNIVPATLFDSSTGVFIGIGGSNYKSLMIENRSRIGKTDLYDLSGTDVSVAAGRISYILGLMGPSFVIDTACSSSLVSVHQACQSLRHRECDLALAGGVGLLIDPNEMIGLSQGGMLAPDGSCKTFDANANGYVRGEGCGMIVLKRLSDATADGDNILAIIRGSMVNHDGHSSGLTAPRGPAQVSVIKQALDRAGIAPDAVSYVEAHGTGTPLGDPIEMDSLNEVFGRRTEPLWVGSVKTNIGHLEAASGIAGLIKVVLMLKNKQIPPHLHFKTPNPYIDWKNLPVEIPTTLHAWDDKTLKDRKRIAGVSSFSFSGTNAHIVLSEAPSNEPISNHAAVERPWHLLTLSAKNEEALANLVGLYQSFISTTDASLADICYTANTARTHFSHRLALSATSHIQIEALLSAYKEESVSLSINQGCVLSKSRAPKVAFLFTGQGSQYVQMAGELYETQPTFRNCLDRCAEILQSIFSSRNSPWGNPLLSVLYPKHESKEIDQTAYTQPALFAVEYALAQMWRSWGIEPDIVMGHSIGEYVAACVAGIFSLEDGLKLAAERGHLMQALPQDGEMVAISASLEEVQAAIQSDQRVVIAAVNGPRSVVISGDRQAVQVFTNTLEDQGIRCKRLSVSHAFHSPLMKPMQQEFAKVAREINYSPPKIALVSNLIGDLISPESSLEEGAIASPGYWVNHVCNPVLFADGIATMQAQDVQVFLEVGPKPTLSGLVQQYFDEVAHSDRPVTIPTLRPNQPNWQTLLESLGQLYTLGVQVDWAGFDGDYARRNVSLPTYAWNRQRYWLEKQAAPLLETTQVRPATAIVEHLKQGNVPEIMDLLAATDVLSDEARKFLPSIIELLVAKHREEATQKPIYDWLYEVVWQPQLLTVSTLPAVETEGRQWLIFADASGNGEALAAQLRQQGDIITLVYAGLKYHSANNKQNTGGDIPYFQIDPTQRDDYERLFAALPPLYGIVHLWSLDILSLGKVSNLIENVQLGSGTLLNLIQTVVQLEAPTPSLWLVTKNAQAVHKDDSLVGVLQSPLWGMGKVIALEHPELNCVSIDLDGEGLPDEQANFLAAELRAASEFRNTTIPHESQVAWRNRTRYVSRFKGYQNHPATSSKMPIRPDATYLITGGFGGLGLLVARWMVEQGATHLVLMGRSQPKPAAQKQLQEIAALGATVTVVQADVGIRSQVADVLAQIDKAYPLAGIIHTAGVLDDGILLQQNWARFSKVFAPKLEGTWHLHTLTEEMPLDFFVCFSSTAGLLGSGGQANYAAANAFLDAFAHHRRIQGLPALSINWDAWSQVGMAARLQQASSQSTTVGQDSSTLEISPEQGLQIFAYLLQQPSAQIAAISTDGLRKMYDTSSAFFALLDLDRSSSTTQEKSTLPHEVGLTLLEQLQQARPKEREKMLLRHLQTQVAAVLRSPELPAVHQPFTDLGMDSLMSLELRRRLEESLGIQMPATLAFDYPMVDRLAKFILTQICINSETDTSAVLTPDGNGEEKDSNKDRSTSTSVDSNITSIAEDLFALESLLNKIKRDQ, from the coding sequence ATGAGTCAGCCCAATTATGGCATTTTGATGAAAAATGCGTTGAACGAGATAAATAGTTTACGATCACAACTAGCTGCGGTAGAAGCCCAAAAAAATGAGTCTATTGCCATTGTTGGTATGAGTTGCCGTTTTCCAGGCGGTGCCACTACTCCAGAGCGTTTCTGGGTATTACTGCGCGAGGGTATATCAGCCATTACAGAAATCCCTGCTGATCGCTGGGATGTTGATAAATATTATGATGCTGACCCCACATCGTCCGGGAAAATGCATACTCGTTACGGCGGTTTTCTGAATGAAGTTGATACATTTGAGCCATCATTCTTTAATATTGCTGCCCGTGAAGCCGTTAGCATGGATCCACAGCAACGCTTGCTACTTGAAGTCAGTTGGGAAGCTCTGGAATCCGGTAATATTGTTCCTGCAACTCTTTTTGATAGTTCCACTGGTGTATTTATCGGTATTGGTGGTAGCAACTACAAATCTTTAATGATCGAAAACAGAAGCCGGATCGGGAAAACTGATTTGTATGACTTAAGTGGCACTGATGTGAGTGTTGCTGCCGGCAGGATATCCTATATCCTGGGTTTGATGGGTCCCAGTTTTGTGATTGATACAGCTTGTTCATCTTCTTTAGTCTCGGTTCATCAAGCCTGTCAGAGTCTGCGTCACAGGGAATGTGATCTAGCACTAGCTGGTGGAGTCGGTTTACTCATTGATCCCAATGAAATGATTGGTCTTTCTCAAGGGGGGATGCTGGCACCTGATGGTAGTTGTAAAACATTTGATGCCAATGCAAATGGCTATGTGCGAGGCGAAGGTTGTGGGATGATTGTTCTGAAACGTCTCTCGGATGCAACAGCCGATGGGGATAATATTCTTGCCATCATTCGTGGGTCTATGGTTAATCATGATGGTCATAGCAGTGGTTTAACTGCTCCAAGAGGCCCCGCACAAGTCTCTGTCATTAAGCAAGCCTTAGATAGAGCAGGTATTGCACCGGATGCCGTAAGTTATGTAGAAGCCCATGGTACAGGCACACCCCTTGGTGACCCTATTGAGATGGATTCATTAAACGAAGTGTTTGGTCGGAGAACAGAACCACTTTGGGTCGGCTCAGTTAAGACAAATATTGGTCATTTAGAAGCCGCGTCCGGTATTGCAGGGCTGATTAAGGTTGTCCTGATGCTAAAAAACAAGCAGATTCCTCCTCACTTGCATTTCAAGACACCAAATCCATATATTGATTGGAAAAATCTCCCGGTCGAAATTCCGACCACCCTTCATGCTTGGGATGACAAAACATTGAAGGACAGAAAGCGAATTGCAGGGGTTAGTTCTTTTAGTTTCAGTGGTACTAACGCCCACATTGTGTTATCTGAAGCCCCATCTAACGAACCAATTAGTAATCATGCGGCAGTGGAAAGACCATGGCACTTGCTAACCCTTAGTGCTAAGAATGAGGAAGCGTTGGCTAACTTGGTTGGGCTTTATCAGTCGTTTATTTCTACTACTGATGCAAGTCTTGCCGATATATGCTACACTGCTAATACGGCACGCACCCATTTTTCTCATCGCCTTGCTCTATCGGCTACTTCACACATCCAAATAGAGGCTCTTTTGTCCGCTTATAAGGAAGAGTCGGTGAGTTTGAGCATCAATCAAGGTTGCGTCCTTTCCAAAAGTCGTGCGCCGAAGGTCGCTTTTCTCTTTACAGGTCAAGGTTCACAGTATGTGCAGATGGCTGGAGAACTTTATGAGACCCAGCCTACTTTCCGTAATTGCTTAGATCGCTGTGCCGAAATCTTACAATCCATCTTTTCATCGAGAAACAGCCCTTGGGGAAACCCACTGCTTTCGGTATTATATCCAAAACATGAGTCAAAGGAAATTGACCAGACGGCTTATACCCAACCTGCCCTTTTTGCTGTAGAATACGCCTTAGCACAGATGTGGCGGTCGTGGGGAATCGAGCCAGATATCGTAATGGGTCATAGCATAGGTGAATATGTGGCAGCTTGTGTGGCGGGGATCTTTTCTCTGGAGGATGGTCTCAAACTTGCTGCCGAAAGAGGCCATTTGATGCAGGCACTACCACAAGATGGCGAGATGGTTGCTATATCGGCCTCCCTTGAGGAAGTTCAGGCGGCTATTCAATCTGACCAGCGAGTTGTCATAGCGGCGGTAAATGGACCACGAAGTGTCGTCATTTCGGGCGATCGCCAAGCTGTGCAAGTCTTCACCAACACCTTAGAAGATCAAGGCATCCGGTGCAAGAGACTGTCTGTTTCACACGCTTTCCACTCTCCATTGATGAAACCAATGCAGCAGGAGTTCGCAAAGGTGGCCAGGGAAATCAACTATAGTCCTCCAAAAATAGCTCTTGTCAGTAATCTAATCGGTGACTTGATTTCACCTGAGTCTTCTCTGGAGGAAGGAGCGATCGCTTCCCCTGGTTACTGGGTAAATCATGTGTGCAATCCTGTCCTGTTTGCTGATGGTATTGCAACTATGCAAGCGCAGGATGTCCAAGTCTTCCTTGAAGTTGGCCCAAAACCGACCTTATCAGGACTAGTGCAACAATATTTTGACGAGGTTGCCCATAGCGATCGCCCTGTCACCATTCCCACCTTGCGTCCTAACCAACCCAACTGGCAGACTTTGTTAGAGAGTTTGGGACAACTGTATACGCTTGGTGTCCAAGTAGATTGGGCGGGTTTTGATGGAGATTACGCCAGACGCAACGTAAGTCTACCAACCTATGCTTGGAATCGTCAACGTTATTGGCTAGAAAAACAGGCCGCTCCACTTTTAGAAACAACACAAGTTCGTCCCGCGACTGCCATTGTAGAGCATCTCAAACAAGGCAATGTGCCGGAAATCATGGACCTGTTGGCAGCGACGGATGTACTTTCAGACGAAGCACGGAAATTCCTACCCAGCATCATTGAACTATTGGTTGCAAAACATCGTGAGGAAGCGACACAAAAGCCCATCTACGATTGGCTTTATGAAGTGGTTTGGCAACCGCAGTTGCTGACTGTATCTACCTTACCTGCTGTGGAAACAGAGGGTAGACAATGGCTCATCTTCGCCGATGCTAGTGGAAACGGTGAAGCACTTGCGGCTCAATTACGTCAGCAAGGGGATATAATTACGCTTGTCTATGCTGGTCTAAAATATCACTCGGCTAATAATAAACAAAATACCGGGGGGGACATCCCATATTTTCAGATTGATCCGACCCAAAGGGATGATTATGAAAGGTTGTTTGCTGCTTTGCCTCCACTGTATGGTATTGTTCATCTTTGGAGCTTAGATATACTTAGCTTGGGTAAAGTATCTAACCTAATTGAAAATGTACAATTAGGTAGTGGCACTCTATTAAATTTAATACAGACAGTCGTGCAACTTGAAGCGCCCACCCCTAGCTTGTGGCTCGTGACAAAGAACGCGCAAGCTGTGCATAAAGACGATAGCCTAGTCGGAGTGCTTCAGTCACCCTTATGGGGTATGGGTAAGGTGATAGCCTTAGAACACCCTGAACTCAACTGTGTATCAATTGACCTTGATGGCGAAGGGCTTCCAGATGAACAAGCCAATTTTCTGGCGGCTGAACTCCGCGCCGCCTCCGAGTTCAGAAATACCACCATTCCCCACGAAAGTCAAGTTGCTTGGCGTAATAGGACTCGCTATGTGTCACGGTTCAAAGGTTATCAGAACCATCCCGCGACCTCATCAAAAATGCCTATTCGACCAGATGCCACTTATTTGATCACGGGCGGCTTTGGTGGTTTGGGCTTGCTTGTGGCTCGTTGGATGGTTGAACAGGGGGCTACCCATCTAGTTCTGATGGGACGCAGCCAACCCAAACCAGCCGCCCAAAAACAACTGCAAGAGATAGCCGCGCTGGGTGCAACAGTGACGGTGGTGCAAGCCGATGTTGGCATCCGCTCCCAAGTAGCTGATGTGTTGGCACAGATTGATAAGGCATATCCTTTGGCTGGTATTATTCATACTGCCGGTGTATTAGACGACGGAATCTTATTACAGCAAAATTGGGCGCGTTTTAGCAAGGTATTCGCCCCCAAACTAGAGGGAACTTGGCATCTACATACACTGACTGAAGAGATGCCGCTTGATTTCTTTGTTTGTTTTTCCTCAACAGCAGGATTGCTGGGCAGTGGTGGACAAGCTAACTATGCTGCCGCCAATGCCTTTTTAGATGCCTTTGCCCATCATCGGCGAATACAAGGCTTGCCAGCTCTCTCGATTAACTGGGACGCTTGGTCTCAAGTGGGAATGGCGGCACGTCTCCAACAAGCTTCTTCACAAAGCACCACAGTTGGGCAAGATAGTAGCACTTTGGAAATTTCACCAGAACAGGGATTGCAAATCTTTGCCTATCTCCTGCAACAACCATCCGCCCAAATTGCGGCCATTTCTACCGATGGGCTTCGCAAGATGTACGACACAAGCTCGGCCTTTTTTGCTTTACTTGATCTTGACAGGTCTTCCTCCACTACCCAGGAGAAATCTACACTTCCTCATGAAGTTGGCCTTACCTTGCTCGAACAATTGCAGCAAGCTCGGCCAAAAGAGCGAGAGAAAATGTTACTGCGCCATCTACAGACCCAAGTTGCTGCGGTATTGCGTAGTCCCGAACTGCCCGCAGTTCATCAACCCTTCACTGATTTGGGGATGGATTCGTTGATGTCACTGGAATTGAGGCGGCGTTTGGAAGAAAGTCTGGGGATTCAGATGCCTGCAACGCTTGCATTCGATTATCCTATGGTAGACCGTTTAGCTAAGTTTATACTGACTCAAATATGTATAAATTCTGAGACAGATACCTCAGCAGTTCTCACACCAGATGGAAATGGGGAGGAAAAAGACAGTAATAAGGACAGAAGTACCAGCACTTCCGTTGACTCAAATATTACTTCCATAGCAGAAGATTTATTCGCACTCGAATCCTTACTAAATAAAATAAAAAGAGATCAATAA
- a CDS encoding type I polyketide synthase: MKVPITANEDAATLLQRVGLSLKEAHQQLEAMQRRAHEPIAIVGLGLRFPGADSPQTFWKLLQNGVDMVTEIPSDRWAVDDYYDPQPGRPGKMYIREAAFVNAVDKFDASFFDISPREAANIDPQHRMLLEVAWEALERAGIAPSQLMDSQTGVFVGMSENDYYTHLENTGDHHNVYAATGNSNYYAPGRLSYLLGLQGPNMVVDSACSSSLVAVHLACNSLRMGECDLALAGGVQLMLIPDPMIGTAQLNAFATDGRSKTFDAAADGYGRGEGCGMIVLKRISDAIAADDPILAIIRGSAVNHGGRSSGLTAPNKLSQEALLRQALQNAKVQPEAVSYIEAHGTGTQLGDPIEVGALTTVFGSSRSEPLWIGSVKTNIGHLEPAAGIAGLIKVILSLQEKQIPPSLHFQNPNPFIDWESSPVQVPTQCVPWTGKERVAGVSSFGMSGTNCHLVVAEAPVRQNEKSENAPERPCHILTLSAKTEAALNALVARYMAFLREAPPISLADLCYSANVGRNLFAHRLSFISENIAQLSEQLEHYPQQATMPTQHNVVLDNQLSPQIAFLFTGQGSQYINMGRELYETQPTFRRIMDECDDILHPLLGESILNILYTSPSKLNQTVYTQPALFAFEYALAKLWISWGIEPDVVLGHSVGEYVAACLAGVFSLEDGLKLIASRGRLMQALPPGKMLSIRSNEIVVKALIAPYSAEVSIAAINGQQSVVISGKAEIIDNLAAQFASEGIKTHLITVSHAFHSPMMTPMLKAFRDVASTISYRSPSLSLISNVTGQLATEEVATPDYWVRHVHSAVRFADGIATVAEQNTDILLEVGPKPILLGMAKQIHSENGSASHPLMLPSLREDGNDWQQMLSTCGQLVVNGVKIDWAGFDKDYSRHKILLPTYPFQRERYWIESSVKKPQQQRVRPMLDKMIRLPSENKVVFETEFGVRQMPHISDHQIYGEVIVPGAVLASLIFNAAQVLYPDYQHELTDIAFYQPIIFHDDDTVIVQAIFSPDKSQENQSHQTFPPMTFQIISFMPDDPLENKPKVHVTGCLRMLRDAQPPTLSPNEIRQRCPHTVNGHDWYNSLVKQKFEMGPSFRWVQQLWHGENEALTRLHIPDVVGSVSGHQIHGILLDGSLSTTAVMEYEYGDSATRVPLSFASLQLYKPVTGTEWWCYARKIGEFKYDFQIMNETGETLVKAIGFVLREASPEKFLRTTYVHNWLVDIEWQAQSTSLVPSDGTISGSCLVLSDQHGTGAALAQRLDNAGVPMTMIYAKQILDNYELIFRTLPDLQQVVYLWGLDQKEDCHPMKQAEDNCTSVLYLVQALLNTYSTPPSLLIVTCDAQAVVEQDRVNGFAQSSLWGLAKVIMLEHPELSCVYMDVEAGYLQQDVANTIFTQLTRGHLPKDGEESQLAWRNGQAYVARLSQYKPKSEQLVEIRSDRSYLITGGRGGVGLQVARWLVEKGAKHLVLLGRSQPSSEVSMVLDELESAGAQIIVAQADISDEKILAQILTNLTVPLCGVIHAAGVLDDASLLQQTPAKLKKVLLPKAQGAWILHKLTLEQPLDFFVLFSSASSLLGAPGQANYSAANAFLDGLAAYRRGRGLPCLSICWGAWDQVGMAARQGLLDKLPQRGEEAIPLQKGLDLFGELLNEPAAQIGVIPIQWTRFLDHQKGNLPFYEKFSKSSRKAQSYDSMAVSHTEDIQRRLKQAAVQDRPKLLEVHLRSQVAQLLGTNVAELPNEEGVGFVTLGLDSLTSIELRNSLQRTLDCSLPVTFAFDYPTIEIAVKYLTQVVLAPMEGAAPQQTDSLSAIFTDTSSIGTILDNETDVLDSEMQSDEDESLSTLIQKLSAHLD; encoded by the coding sequence ATGAAAGTACCTATAACAGCAAACGAAGATGCAGCTACATTACTTCAGCGTGTTGGACTGTCCCTAAAGGAAGCACACCAACAACTTGAAGCAATGCAACGCCGAGCGCACGAACCGATCGCAATTGTGGGGCTGGGACTGCGGTTTCCGGGAGCGGATTCACCACAGACATTCTGGAAACTACTTCAGAATGGTGTTGATATGGTCACCGAAATCCCTAGCGATCGCTGGGCAGTTGATGACTACTATGATCCCCAACCTGGGCGGCCAGGCAAAATGTATATTCGTGAAGCCGCTTTTGTTAATGCGGTGGATAAATTCGATGCCTCGTTTTTTGATATTTCGCCACGTGAAGCGGCCAATATAGATCCCCAGCATAGAATGTTGCTGGAGGTAGCTTGGGAGGCACTCGAAAGGGCTGGCATTGCTCCCAGCCAATTGATGGATAGCCAAACGGGGGTCTTTGTCGGGATGAGCGAAAATGACTATTATACTCACCTAGAAAATACAGGGGATCATCATAATGTCTATGCGGCAACGGGCAATAGCAATTACTATGCTCCGGGGCGTTTATCCTATCTGTTGGGGCTTCAAGGACCTAACATGGTTGTTGATAGTGCCTGTTCCTCCTCCTTAGTGGCTGTACATCTTGCCTGTAATAGTTTGCGGATGGGAGAATGTGATTTGGCACTGGCTGGTGGCGTTCAGCTTATGTTAATCCCAGACCCTATGATTGGGACTGCCCAGTTAAATGCCTTTGCGACCGATGGTCGTAGTAAAACATTTGACGCTGCCGCCGATGGCTATGGACGCGGCGAAGGTTGTGGCATGATTGTACTTAAACGAATAAGTGACGCGATCGCGGCAGACGATCCAATTTTAGCCATAATCCGGGGTAGTGCAGTCAATCATGGCGGGCGTAGCAGTGGTTTAACTGCCCCTAATAAGCTGTCTCAAGAAGCCTTACTGCGTCAGGCACTACAAAACGCCAAGGTTCAGCCGGAAGCAGTCAGTTATATCGAAGCCCATGGCACAGGGACACAACTAGGCGACCCTATTGAGGTGGGAGCATTAACGACCGTCTTTGGATCTTCTCGTTCAGAACCCTTGTGGATTGGCTCTGTCAAAACTAATATCGGGCACCTAGAACCAGCCGCTGGTATTGCGGGGTTAATAAAAGTCATTTTATCATTACAAGAAAAACAGATTCCTCCCAGTCTCCATTTTCAAAACCCTAATCCCTTCATTGATTGGGAATCTTCGCCAGTTCAAGTGCCGACACAGTGTGTACCCTGGACTGGGAAAGAGCGCGTCGCTGGAGTTAGCTCGTTTGGTATGAGCGGTACAAACTGTCATCTAGTTGTCGCAGAAGCACCTGTCCGCCAAAACGAAAAATCTGAAAATGCACCGGAGCGTCCTTGTCACATTCTGACCCTTTCAGCCAAAACCGAAGCGGCACTCAACGCATTGGTAGCCCGTTACATGGCATTTCTCAGGGAAGCGCCCCCCATATCCCTAGCTGATCTTTGTTATAGTGCCAATGTCGGGCGTAATCTTTTTGCCCATCGCTTAAGTTTTATCTCCGAGAACATCGCGCAGTTATCAGAACAATTAGAACACTACCCACAGCAGGCTACAATGCCAACGCAACATAATGTGGTACTAGATAATCAACTCAGCCCTCAAATCGCTTTTCTGTTTACTGGACAAGGTTCGCAGTACATCAACATGGGGCGTGAGCTTTACGAAACTCAGCCTACCTTCCGTCGGATTATGGACGAATGTGACGACATTCTGCATCCATTGTTGGGTGAATCAATTCTGAACATACTCTACACTTCCCCTAGCAAACTTAATCAAACCGTTTATACCCAACCTGCCCTTTTTGCTTTTGAATATGCCCTAGCAAAACTATGGATATCATGGGGCATTGAGCCTGATGTCGTACTGGGTCACAGCGTGGGTGAATATGTAGCCGCTTGTCTGGCGGGTGTCTTTAGTTTAGAAGATGGGTTAAAACTCATTGCATCTCGTGGACGTTTGATGCAAGCCTTACCGCCGGGGAAAATGCTTAGTATCAGAAGCAATGAGATAGTAGTGAAAGCGCTCATCGCGCCTTATAGTGCAGAAGTATCAATTGCAGCAATCAATGGACAGCAAAGCGTGGTGATCTCCGGCAAAGCTGAAATTATAGATAATTTAGCAGCACAGTTTGCATCGGAAGGCATCAAAACACACCTAATCACCGTCTCTCACGCTTTCCACTCGCCAATGATGACCCCCATGCTGAAAGCATTCCGAGACGTTGCCAGCACCATCAGCTATAGGTCACCCAGTTTGTCACTGATTTCTAACGTTACAGGGCAATTGGCAACCGAGGAGGTTGCTACACCTGATTATTGGGTACGTCATGTCCATTCTGCCGTCCGTTTTGCCGATGGTATTGCCACAGTGGCAGAACAGAATACTGACATCCTCCTAGAAGTAGGACCCAAACCAATATTGTTGGGTATGGCAAAGCAGATTCATAGTGAAAACGGTTCAGCTAGTCATCCGCTCATGCTACCCAGCTTGCGCGAAGATGGCAACGATTGGCAGCAGATGCTTTCTACTTGTGGACAACTCGTAGTTAATGGAGTCAAGATTGACTGGGCGGGTTTTGACAAAGATTATTCACGACACAAAATATTGTTGCCCACCTATCCATTTCAGAGAGAACGATATTGGATTGAAAGCTCTGTCAAAAAGCCCCAACAACAGAGGGTGCGCCCAATGTTGGATAAGATGATCCGGCTACCATCAGAGAACAAAGTGGTGTTTGAAACCGAGTTTGGCGTGCGACAGATGCCTCATATCTCCGATCATCAGATCTACGGTGAAGTCATTGTACCGGGGGCAGTATTAGCCTCCTTAATCTTCAATGCAGCACAGGTTTTATACCCAGACTATCAGCATGAATTAACCGATATTGCTTTTTATCAGCCAATTATCTTTCATGACGATGATACGGTGATCGTGCAGGCGATTTTCAGCCCTGATAAGTCACAGGAGAATCAAAGCCATCAAACGTTTCCACCCATGACTTTCCAGATTATTAGCTTCATGCCGGATGATCCCTTAGAGAACAAACCGAAAGTCCATGTCACAGGGTGTCTGAGAATGTTGCGCGATGCCCAACCGCCAACACTCTCCCCGAACGAAATACGTCAGCGTTGTCCACATACCGTAAATGGTCATGACTGGTACAATAGCTTAGTCAAACAAAAATTTGAAATGGGCCCTTCCTTTAGGTGGGTACAGCAACTTTGGCATGGGGAAAATGAAGCATTGACCCGTCTTCACATACCAGATGTGGTCGGCTCTGTATCAGGACATCAAATTCACGGCATATTGCTCGATGGTTCGCTTTCAACCACCGCTGTCATGGAGTACGAGTACGGAGACTCCGCGACCAGAGTTCCTTTGTCATTTGCTTCTCTGCAACTGTACAAACCCGTTACGGGAACAGAGTGGTGGTGCTACGCGAGGAAGATTGGGGAATTCAAATATGACTTCCAGATTATGAATGAGACCGGGGAAACCTTGGTGAAAGCAATTGGCTTTGTACTTCGTGAAGCTTCTCCCGAAAAATTCCTCAGAACAACATACGTACACAACTGGCTTGTAGACATTGAATGGCAAGCTCAATCAACTTCCCTAGTCCCTTCTGATGGCACTATCTCTGGCAGTTGTTTGGTTTTATCAGATCAGCATGGAACAGGGGCTGCATTGGCACAAAGGCTAGACAATGCTGGAGTGCCAATGACCATGATCTATGCGAAGCAGATACTGGACAATTACGAATTAATATTCCGTACTTTGCCAGATTTACAACAAGTCGTCTATTTATGGGGGTTGGATCAAAAAGAGGATTGTCACCCCATGAAGCAAGCAGAGGATAACTGTACATCGGTGCTATATCTTGTGCAAGCATTACTCAATACCTACTCAACCCCGCCATCCTTACTTATTGTCACCTGTGATGCACAAGCGGTGGTTGAACAAGATCGAGTAAATGGCTTCGCCCAATCATCTTTGTGGGGACTTGCCAAAGTTATCATGCTAGAACACCCAGAATTGTCCTGTGTTTACATGGATGTGGAAGCTGGATATTTACAGCAAGATGTGGCGAACACGATATTTACACAGCTAACAAGAGGCCATCTACCAAAGGACGGAGAAGAGAGTCAGTTGGCTTGGCGCAATGGACAAGCATACGTAGCACGTCTTAGTCAATATAAACCCAAATCCGAACAACTGGTTGAGATCCGCAGCGATCGCAGCTATTTGATCACTGGTGGACGGGGCGGTGTCGGCTTACAAGTCGCACGGTGGTTAGTGGAAAAGGGGGCTAAACATCTCGTTTTGTTGGGGCGCAGTCAGCCCAGTTCCGAAGTATCTATGGTGTTGGATGAACTAGAATCAGCCGGGGCGCAAATCATTGTGGCTCAAGCTGATATTAGCGATGAGAAGATATTAGCGCAGATTCTGACCAATCTAACCGTACCTCTGTGTGGTGTAATACACGCCGCAGGAGTGCTTGATGATGCGAGTCTGCTCCAACAAACTCCAGCCAAGCTCAAAAAAGTTCTATTGCCAAAAGCACAGGGGGCTTGGATTTTGCATAAGTTGACTCTGGAGCAGCCACTAGACTTCTTTGTTCTCTTTTCTTCTGCCAGTTCTCTATTAGGTGCGCCAGGGCAGGCCAACTATTCAGCAGCCAATGCGTTCCTAGATGGTTTAGCTGCCTATCGGCGAGGGCGAGGACTCCCCTGTTTGTCTATCTGCTGGGGGGCATGGGATCAAGTCGGTATGGCTGCACGACAAGGGCTACTGGACAAGTTACCGCAAAGAGGTGAAGAGGCCATTCCGTTACAGAAAGGCTTAGACCTCTTCGGCGAATTACTGAACGAGCCAGCCGCTCAAATTGGTGTCATCCCAATTCAATGGACTCGCTTCTTGGATCATCAAAAAGGTAATTTGCCTTTTTATGAAAAGTTTTCTAAGTCTAGCCGGAAAGCGCAGAGTTACGATTCGATGGCGGTCAGTCACACAGAAGATATTCAGAGGAGGCTGAAGCAAGCTGCTGTGCAAGATCGACCAAAATTATTAGAAGTGCATCTTCGCTCTCAAGTCGCTCAACTGTTAGGAACAAACGTGGCAGAACTACCAAATGAAGAAGGGGTTGGTTTTGTTACGTTAGGTCTTGACTCGCTCACCTCTATTGAACTGCGTAACAGTTTACAACGCACATTAGATTGTTCATTGCCTGTCACCTTTGCCTTTGACTACCCAACCATAGAAATAGCGGTTAAGTACCTAACACAAGTTGTACTTGCACCAATGGAAGGCGCAGCACCGCAGCAAACAGACTCTTTATCAGCAATATTCACAGATACTTCGTCTATCGGGACAATTCTTGACAACGAAACAGATGTGTTAGACAGCGAAATGCAAAGTGATGAAGATGAATCTTTGTCTACACTTATACAAAAATTATCAGCACATTTGGATTAG